One genomic region from Anopheles bellator chromosome 2, idAnoBellAS_SP24_06.2, whole genome shotgun sequence encodes:
- the LOC131208019 gene encoding protein cramped — MESGDGTVVVARAPAPAPPSPAEEILGSVTTFCMAEDPENGHTLRTSARVKHKMRIQDSIRCNPPPVGSDRKEPNKANAPPTGAAPGPKTPGQQQKRMRVIWSNHDKNLFFEALNEYGKDFEAILNYMNSKKRRKESVADGQQTFKIKDVRLLYYQINQTVSKYLNFSDEIRKEAQELYALINYGEMRKKVPFQNKKYLHKLKDLVCKGFTTVREKGKNIRIKTPSCRALRKLNQLEEWQEEIKLPPRVDVLLKPCTMAAWARVQSLAQNPCVRITVTIQKRLSALLQLFQQKWRTQHQRLVERVDEMKKAALSIPSKIPRQRLLNDVHFCSQIAATAAEGAEPSPSASVLLHFRPLQSAIIHRPMINLIEFQSNTSICLNSYERRIGVKVRSETLTGDKLAKDCKDRPPANVKRQRCDSGSDKVAPDGKKMKPAGDAKDEKHSTLLVLELPLGDSCKSSNSCSSEQMELKDVDYLGDDAKPGGSASTSFFTLHSLPGKLELDQKRTTATQELFNLHSDTSSDGFVAVEGDGKGHADNNGNSAGEDVAKPPVKRKLQPSRRKGSKPALPTINEFRPLVSEKEIRKIRDGWTMANAGDLTVGDLYIIFGEDMKLNLEYDWRLAAETREVGEDDEGTADGQASEVPLNHAVIASPHTDSSVAAKEDATCSRMGSSTSSSSSSSSSTSSSSISVSGRLKQLLLLVNLGDRTFKKKCLCGPGSDRKPKRIDIDGDSLPTPCDNCALFKQPMLPVRSTNSSLMSNLHIPSQVRYKQKRWWRSRINHQHTPHQQPMPLQPLPLPSGSVRAHPSSHSVISSTLKDIKNRALLVAGANSVAPEASRNARHSIYVEENANDIVKPLTPAATATDASSSSFTGRRSSTDEDSCISLFDVSLPSTSSSLMANIFTSSGESVDNVSEILPDSEIEEKMLDTDLADISLTSVFERFDAAFRDQHDEDDDQLPHGMPQKDNDMAISELGESSIDYIARFEAIAAELRAQQNT, encoded by the exons ATGGAGAGTGGAGATGGCACCGTGGTGGTAGCACGAGCACCCGCGCCagcaccgccgtcgccggcggaaGAAATCCTTGGCTCAGTGACCACCTTCTGCATGGCGGAAGATCCCGAAAATGGGCACACACTGCGAACGAGCGCCCGGGTGAAGCACAAGATGCGAATCCAGGACTCGATTCGCTGTAACCCTCCGCCGGTCGGAAGCGATCGGAAGGAGCCGAACAAAGCGAacgcaccaccgaccggtgcgGCACCGGGGCCGAAAACgccgggccagcagcagaagcggATGCGCGTCATCTGGAGTAACCACGATAAAAATCTGTTCTTCGAGGCACTCAACGAGTACGGCAAGGATTTCGAGGCGATCCTGAACTACATGAACAGCAAGAAGCGCCGCAAGGAGAGTGTGGCCGACGGGCAGCAGACTTTCAAGATAAAGGACGTGCGGCTGCTGTACTACCAGATCAATCAGACGGTTTCGAAGTATCTAAACTTTTCGGACGAAATCCGCAAGGAAGCCCAGGAGCTGTACGCCCTGATCAACTACGGCGAGATGCGCAAGAAGGTGCCGTTTCAGAACAAAAAGTATCTGCACAAACTGAAGGACCTGGTCTGCAAAGGGTTCACGACGGTGCGCGAGAAGGGCAAAAATATACGCATCAAAACGCCGTCCTGCCGGGCGCTCCGGAAGCTGAACCAGCTGGAGGAGTGGCAGGAGGAGATCAAGCTGCCGCCGCGGGTGGACGTGCTGCTCAAGCCGTGCACGATGGCGGCCTGGGCCCGGGTCCAATCGTTGGCGCAGAATCCGTGCGTGCGGATTACGGTCACCATTCAGAAGCGGCTGTcggcgctgctgcagctgtttCAGCAAAAGTGGCGCACGCAACACCAGCGTCTGGTGGAACGCGTGGATGAGATGAAAAAGGCGGCCCTCTCGATACCGTCGAAGATTCCTCGGCAGCGCCTGTTGAACGATGTCCACTTTTGCTCCCAAATAGCGGCTACGGCGGCAGAAGGCGCAGAACCTTCACCATCGGCCAGCGTGCTGCTGCACTTTCGGCCACTGCAGTCCGCCATCATCCACCGACCGATGATCAATTTGATTGAGTTTCAGAGCAACACCAGCATCTGTCTGAACTCGTACGAGCGCCGAATAGGCGTGAAGGTACGCAGCGAGACACTGACCGGCGATAAGTTGGCCAAAGATTGCAAAGATCGCCCACCAGCGAACGTCAAGCGGCAACGGTGTGACAGTGGCTCGGACAAGGTGGCACCGGACGGCAAAAAGATGAAGCCGGCCGGTGACGCGAAAGACGAGAAGCACAGCACCCTCCTGGTCCTGGAGTTACCGTTGGGCGATAGTTGTAAGTCATCAAACTCGTGCAGCAGCGAACAGATGGAGCTGAAAGATGTGGATTACCTCGGTGACGATGCCAAGCCTGGTGGCAGTGCTTCGACATCATTTTTTACCCTACACAGTCTTCCCGGAAAGCTTGAGCTGGACCAGAAGCGGACCACCGCCACGCAGgaacttttcaatttgcataGCGATACGTCGAGCGATGGATTTGTCGCGGTCGAAGGTGACGGCAAAGGTCACGCGGATAACAATGGAAACTCGGCCGGCGAGGACGTGGCGAAGCCCCCGGTGAAGCGAAAGTTGCAGCCCAGTAGGCGGAAAGGCTCGAAGCCCGCGCTACCCACGATCAATGAGTTTAGGCCGCTGGTTTCCGAGAAAGAAATTCGGAAGATACGCGACGGTTGGACGATGGCCAACGCAGGCGATCTGACCGTGGGTGATCTGTACATCATATTCGGGGAAGACATGAAGCTGAACCTGGAGTACGATTGGCGGCTCGCGGCTGAGACTCGCGAGGTGGGCGAAGATGACGAAGGAACCGCCGACGGTCAGGCGAGTGAGGTTCCGTTGAACCACGCAGTTATTGCGTCACCGCACACCGACAGCAGCGTGGCAGCGAAAGAGGATGCTACGTGCAGTAGAATGGGTAGTAGCactagtagtagcagtagtagcagtagtagcactagcagtagcagcatcaGCGTAAGTGGTCGTCtcaagcagctgctgctgttggtcaACTTGGGCGATAGGACTTTCAAGAAAAAGTGTCTCTGTGGACCTGGTAGTGATCGAAAACCAAAG CGAATAGATATTGATGGCGATTCGTTGCCGACACCGTGCGACAATTGTGCACTCTTCAAGCAGCCCATGTTGCCCGTacgcagcaccaacagcagcctCATGTCGAACCTC CACATACCGTCGCAGGTGCGGTACAAGCAGAAGCGTTGGTGGCGATCTCGGATCAATCATCAGCATACGCCGCACCAGCAACCGATGCCACTGCAACCGCTGCCACtgccttccggttcggtccgagCGCATCCGTCATCGCACTCGGTTATTAGTAGTACATTAAAGGACATCAAGAATCGTGCCTTACTCGTCGCGGGAGCGAATAGcgtcgcaccggaagcgagcaGGAACGCCCGCCACAGCATCTACGTGGAGGAGAACGCCAACGATATCGTGAAGCCGCTGACGCCCGCCGCAACGGCAACcgatgcgtcgtcgtcgtcgttcacgGGCcgacgcagcagcaccgatgAGGACAGCTGCATAAGCCTGTTTGATGTGTCCCTTCCGTcgacgtcgtcctcgttgatggcaaacattttcaccTCCAGCGGGGAATCGGTGGACAACGTTTCCGAGATCCTGCCCGACTCGGAGATCGAGGAAAAGATGCTGGACACGGACTTGGCCGACATTTCGTTGACCAGCGTGTTCGAGCGGTTCGATGCGGCGTTCCGCGACCagcacgacgaagacgacgatcaGCTTCCCCACGGAATGCCTCAAAAGGACAACGAC ATGGCCATATCAGAGCTCGGAGAGAGCAGCATCGATTACATTGCGCGCTTCGAGGCGATTGCCGCAGAACTCAGGGCTCAACAGAACACTTAG
- the LOC131208441 gene encoding uncharacterized protein LOC131208441, with the protein MHKMWCWLAVFHLFLLSDLVLCITLTEVRVPKHTIRGHAVKLECHYDMEGEALYSVKWYKDGREFYRYVPRDDPPGTVFPQPGIAVDIANSTSEQVILDPLDLSSSGKYRCEVSAEAPSFQTVSDHGEMMVVVLPDQDPYITGGKPRYQIGDPVRVNCTSGRSKPAVHLTWYINGDPAEAGLLKRYEPRITGIEGLETSTLGLEFRVKPKHFKHGDMKLKCLATISTVYWKSNEESVEGEKLQKAPTLESRRAVSADSRADRVQAASSTAVGGPRHHLDRHRPSATKLAIYVSILLASYRYTS; encoded by the exons ATGCATAAGATGTGGTGTTGGTTAGCAGTGTTTCACCTTTTCCTCCTTTCCG ATTTGGTTCTCTGTATCACGCTGACGGAGGTCCGGGTGCCGAAGCACACCATCCGGGGGCACGCGGTGAAGCTGGAGTGCCACTACGACATGGAAGGTGAAGCCCTCTACTCGGTGAAGTGGTACAAAGATGGACGGGAATTTTATCGCTACGTGCCAAGAGATGATCCACCCGGGACGGTGTTCCCGCAGCCGGGCATAGCTGTAGAT ATAGCGAATTCAACAAGCGAACAAGTGATCCTAGATCCACTAGATTTATCGTCGAGCGGCAAGTACCGCTGCGAGGTGTCCGCCGAGGCGCCCTCCTTTCAGACGGTCTCCGACCACGGCGAGATGATGGTTGTAG TGCTGCCCGACCAGGATCCGTACATTACGGGTGGGAAACCACGGTACCAGATCGGCGATCCGGTGCGAGTCAACTGCACGTCGGGCCGCTCGAAACCGGCCGTCCACCTGACCTGGTACATCAACGGTGATCCGGCCGAAGCGGGCCTGCTGAAGCGGTACGAGCCACGGATCACCGGCATCGAGGGCCTGGAAACGTCCACCCTCGGGCTGGAGTTTCGCGTTAAGccaaaacattttaaacacgGCGACATGAAGCTGAAG TGCCTGGCCACCATCTCGACCGTGTACTGGAAGAGCAACGAGGAGAGCGTCGAAGGCGAAAAGCTCCAGAAAGCCCCGACGCTCGAGTCCCGGCGAGCCGTCTCGGCGGACTCGCGGGCGGACCGTGTCCAAG CGGCCTCGAGCACGGCCGTCGGGGGCCCCCGGCACCACCTCGACCggcatcggccatcggcaacGAAATTAgcaatttatgtttccattttgttggcAAGTTATCGTTACACTAGTTAA